A segment of the Terriglobales bacterium genome:
TGGCGCTGGCTACCGGGTTCATCCTGGGGGCGGCGGTGGGCAAGGTGGTGACGGCGCTGGTCAACGACCTGATCATGCCCTTCGTGGGCATGGTGACGCCGAGCGGAGAATGGCGGCAGATCACCTTCGAGATCGGGTCGGGCAAGTTCCTGGTGGGCGACTTTGCCGGCGCGGTCGTGGACTTTGCGATCATCGCGCTGGTGGTGTTTCTCATCGCCAAGGCGATGTTCAAGCCGGAGCCTGGGCCAGCCACCAAGAACTGCCCGGCCTGCACCGAGCCGATCGCGGCGGCGGCGACGCGGTGCAAGTGGTGCACGCAGGCGGTGTGATCTTCGCCCACCTGTCGCTCGAAAGCATGAGCGACCAGGGTGGGGCACCCGCACGGGTAGACACACAAAAGCCTCCGTGGGGCGGAGGCTGGAGCACGTCAGGACCTTAGTTCTTGGTTTCTTTCCCTTTGGCGTACTTCCTGCGGAAGCG
Coding sequences within it:
- the mscL gene encoding large conductance mechanosensitive channel protein MscL, whose amino-acid sequence is MVGEFRGFLLKNNVMALATGFILGAAVGKVVTALVNDLIMPFVGMVTPSGEWRQITFEIGSGKFLVGDFAGAVVDFAIIALVVFLIAKAMFKPEPGPATKNCPACTEPIAAAATRCKWCTQAV